The following are encoded in a window of Saccharothrix longispora genomic DNA:
- a CDS encoding sulfotransferase-like domain-containing protein, with protein sequence MNEPSRVIALWAAPRSRSTAFFRSMIQLGGLVALHEPFCNVVDYGRTTVLDREVTTHRDLIAEIRAVSATGTVFLKDTTDQRYDAVFEDRDLLREAQHTFLIRRPAEVAASFYALKPDMERAHVGLEGLHELYRAVLDAGGRAPVVLDAADLVRAPEAVLRAYCARVGLPFDAAATSWSSGARPEWSMSERWHSAVSDSTGFVDRTTRYRDTVDNNPLLASFAAHHEPFYRELHAVRLVPEEEQAGR encoded by the coding sequence ATGAACGAGCCGTCCAGGGTGATCGCGCTGTGGGCCGCCCCGCGGTCCAGGTCGACCGCGTTCTTCCGGTCGATGATCCAGCTCGGCGGCCTCGTGGCGCTGCACGAGCCGTTCTGCAACGTCGTCGACTACGGCCGGACCACCGTGCTCGACCGGGAGGTCACCACGCACCGCGACCTGATCGCGGAGATCCGGGCCGTCTCGGCCACCGGCACGGTGTTCCTCAAGGACACGACGGACCAGCGCTACGACGCGGTCTTCGAGGACCGGGACCTGCTGCGCGAGGCGCAGCACACCTTCCTGATCCGCAGGCCCGCGGAGGTCGCGGCGTCGTTCTACGCGCTCAAGCCGGACATGGAGCGCGCCCACGTCGGGCTGGAGGGGCTGCACGAGCTGTACCGGGCGGTCCTCGATGCCGGGGGCCGCGCGCCGGTGGTGCTGGACGCCGCAGACCTGGTCCGCGCGCCCGAAGCGGTGCTGCGCGCGTACTGCGCGCGCGTCGGCCTCCCGTTCGACGCGGCGGCGACGAGCTGGTCGTCCGGGGCGCGTCCGGAGTGGAGCATGTCGGAGCGCTGGCACTCGGCGGTGAGTGACAGCACCGGGTTCGTCGACCGGACCACCCGGTACCGGGACACGGTGGACAACAACCCGCTGCTGGCGTCGTTCGCCGCGCACCACGAGCCGTTCTACCGGGAGCTGCACGCGGTGCGGCTGGTGCCGGAGGAGGAGCAGGCGGGCCGCTGA
- a CDS encoding acyl-CoA dehydrogenase family protein yields the protein MSAGIVTSEGFRAELRAFFAEERVRRAVEEVRRLPPEAETGRIGVYRLLGERGMLAPHWPVEFGGLGLGPAEAAALTEEMLLAGVPDDLHTLGIGIVGTFLLHSGSPAQRREHLPALASGERAATVLFTEDGAGSDLAALRSTAVPEDGGWRLRGNKVYNQKSQFADLSLMAVRTRDSGVGMDGITLFLVPLNSAGVYVEVVPSIGNDRFTRVVVDDLLLPPEAIVGPLHEGWSLLGELLLLERTGIDFHAKARVLLDTVVRRAAATGALDDPVHAHRLAELDARLCAARALAWRQVDALAEGAPDPVGSAMAKWCASEQVRPVLRAAAEVDGLDSALSAWDGGAPEDGVLEAAYRTGPTHRLASGTSEVMLYLIAASGLGLL from the coding sequence ATGAGCGCGGGGATCGTGACGAGCGAGGGGTTCCGCGCCGAGCTGCGGGCGTTCTTCGCCGAGGAGCGGGTGCGGCGGGCCGTCGAGGAGGTGCGGCGGCTGCCACCGGAGGCGGAGACCGGGCGGATCGGGGTGTACCGCCTGCTCGGCGAACGCGGGATGCTCGCGCCGCACTGGCCGGTGGAGTTCGGCGGGCTCGGCCTCGGCCCGGCCGAGGCGGCGGCGCTGACCGAGGAGATGCTGCTGGCCGGCGTCCCCGACGACCTGCACACGCTCGGCATCGGCATCGTCGGCACGTTCCTGCTGCACAGCGGGTCCCCGGCGCAGCGGCGCGAGCACCTGCCCGCGCTGGCGAGCGGTGAGCGGGCGGCCACCGTGCTGTTCACCGAGGACGGCGCCGGGTCGGACCTGGCCGCGCTGCGCAGCACGGCCGTCCCCGAGGACGGTGGCTGGCGGCTGCGGGGCAACAAGGTCTACAACCAGAAGTCGCAGTTCGCCGACCTCTCGCTGATGGCGGTCCGCACCCGCGACAGCGGGGTCGGCATGGACGGGATCACGCTGTTCCTGGTCCCGCTGAACTCCGCCGGCGTGTACGTCGAGGTGGTGCCGTCCATCGGGAACGACCGGTTCACCCGGGTGGTCGTCGACGACCTGCTGCTGCCGCCGGAGGCGATCGTCGGCCCGCTGCACGAGGGCTGGTCGCTGCTCGGCGAGCTGCTGCTGCTCGAACGCACCGGCATCGACTTCCACGCCAAGGCGCGCGTCCTGCTCGACACCGTCGTCCGGCGGGCCGCGGCGACCGGCGCGCTCGACGACCCCGTGCACGCCCACCGGCTCGCCGAGCTGGACGCGCGGCTGTGCGCGGCGCGGGCGCTGGCCTGGCGGCAGGTGGACGCCCTCGCCGAGGGCGCCCCGGACCCGGTCGGCTCGGCGATGGCGAAGTGGTGCGCGTCCGAGCAGGTCCGGCCGGTGCTGCGGGCCGCGGCCGAGGTCGACGGGCTGGACTCGGCGCTGTCGGCGTGGGACGGCGGCGCGCCCGAGGACGGCGTGCTGGAGGCCGCGTACCGCACCGGCCCCACCCACCGGCTCGCCTCGGGCACCTCCGAGGTGATGCTCTACCTGATCGCGGCGAGCGGACTGGGACTCCTGTGA
- a CDS encoding non-ribosomal peptide synthetase gives MGSGPLTADQLRLVRRLAEQKGVGRALGGIVRHDDPAGRWPLSPAQERLHYFEQVDPGSSLYVVAGMMRMRGAVDEDVLRRSLRHLVERHESLRTGFDVGPDGEAAQVVTPAAQVAVELPVRATTAAALDDEVRALCRTPFDLAGPSLIRPTLLRLAEDESVLVLCVHHAVVDGWSLGILAREVSETYRALSAGERPRLPDLPVNYRDFAVWQRGQEGTRLTAQLDYWRRTLAGATATDIPGDVPGDAPRTFAGDWVPLELSPELVARLQRVADTGKATLFMVLAAAWSVVSSRWSTRSDVLFGAAVAGRTRPELDHVVGFFVNTLALRVRVDPRDRFDALLDRTRTTCLDAYANQEVPFERVVRELRPGRTESGHSPLVRHLLVLHNTPPGTTRLPEVEIEVEAVHTGTAKFDLEIELTPTPEGGLSGFCEYSVDLHSADSAARVVDSFRTVLEGVAADPADRVWSLPLLSTDHLARVRAAEDGPVAAPPPDVVRWWEDVVDARPDAPAVVCDATGERLDRAAFDERVNRLAHWLRARGVRPEDPVGVCLERGVDLLVAFWAVLKAGGAYLPLDPGYPAARLAGIVEDAAPGVVLTSADLAGLVASPTVVVLDDPAARDEVAAMPGDRPEPVAGAANAAYVVFTSGSTGRPKGAVNTRAALASRVAWAQGALGLGDADVVLQKTPVGFDVSVWELVWPLVAGARLVAAAPGAHGDPDYLHGAFARHGVTLAHFVPSMLRAHLDSGHGGADLALRHVLCSGEELGTPLAADFAAAFPRTALHNLYGPAEAAIDVTHHRVDGAPGRVPIGPPQPGVRLLVLDGHGQRVPLNVPGQLHIGGVQTGRNYVGRPRLTAAAFVPDDDGARLYATGDLVHRSADGALTYHGRLDHQTKVRGQRVEPAEVEHALRAHPLVTDAAVVVRPDASGAPQLVGYVLAADPGDGATDEQVSRWSAVFDDMYAASARPADTDAPGADAPDPGFDTSGWISSYTGEPIPAAEMREWLDGIVGRVLAVPHERVLEPGCGTGMPLFALAPHCLSYQAADISAVSVALLRQRLPHLGEHADRVTLDQRAADDFTGVPDGSVDVVLLNSVVQYFPDADYLLTVLRRAVRAVRPGGCVVVGDVRSKALLETLHTSVQLVRLPGDTPVEQLREVVRGHVDREEELVVDPDLFERFAETEPGVTDVAVLGKDGRSANEMVKFRYDVVLAVGPRAEPLPTGPAFPDPALIAADVEAVRLLREDGGPRTVAGLRAAAERTGPAALPVPEVGDAPVNDPLRTARTVALLADCRAFLRNRLPDAFVPAHLVRVDRWPVTANGKLDRAGLPAPEGHAPRTTPYVAPRDPAESAIAEIFAELLGVERVGVHDDFFHLGGHSLLATRVVYRIKAVLRVNLTLGHFLGRRTVADLAELVRSQPTAARPRIGRLDRERFRATGGVR, from the coding sequence GTGGGATCGGGACCGCTCACGGCGGACCAGTTGCGACTGGTGCGGCGACTCGCCGAGCAGAAGGGCGTCGGACGGGCCCTCGGCGGCATCGTGCGGCACGACGACCCGGCCGGCCGGTGGCCGCTGTCGCCGGCGCAGGAACGGCTGCACTACTTCGAGCAGGTCGACCCGGGCAGCTCCCTCTACGTCGTGGCCGGGATGATGCGGATGCGCGGCGCGGTCGACGAGGACGTGCTGCGCCGGTCGCTGCGGCACCTGGTGGAGCGGCACGAGTCGCTGCGGACCGGGTTCGACGTCGGCCCGGACGGCGAGGCGGCCCAGGTCGTGACGCCGGCGGCGCAGGTGGCCGTCGAGCTGCCCGTGCGCGCCACCACGGCCGCCGCGCTCGACGACGAGGTGCGGGCGCTGTGCCGGACGCCGTTCGACCTGGCCGGCCCGTCCCTGATCCGGCCCACGCTGCTGCGGCTCGCCGAGGACGAGTCGGTGCTCGTGCTGTGCGTGCACCACGCGGTCGTGGACGGCTGGTCACTGGGCATCCTGGCCCGCGAGGTGAGCGAGACCTACCGGGCGCTGAGCGCCGGTGAGCGACCCCGGCTGCCGGACCTGCCGGTGAACTACCGCGACTTCGCGGTGTGGCAGCGCGGCCAGGAGGGCACGCGGCTCACCGCCCAGCTCGACTACTGGCGGCGCACCCTCGCCGGGGCCACCGCCACCGACATCCCCGGCGACGTCCCCGGCGACGCGCCGCGCACCTTCGCCGGCGACTGGGTGCCGCTGGAGCTGTCGCCGGAGCTGGTGGCGCGCCTCCAGCGGGTCGCCGACACCGGGAAGGCCACGCTGTTCATGGTGCTGGCGGCGGCCTGGTCGGTGGTGTCCTCGCGCTGGTCCACCCGCTCGGACGTGCTGTTCGGCGCGGCGGTCGCCGGGCGGACGCGGCCGGAGCTCGACCACGTGGTCGGCTTCTTCGTCAACACGCTCGCGCTGCGGGTGCGGGTGGACCCGCGCGACCGGTTCGACGCGCTGCTGGACAGGACGCGCACGACCTGCCTGGACGCCTACGCCAACCAGGAGGTCCCCTTCGAGCGGGTGGTGCGCGAGCTGCGCCCCGGCCGCACCGAGTCCGGGCACTCGCCCCTCGTGCGGCACCTGCTCGTCCTGCACAACACGCCACCCGGCACCACCCGGCTGCCCGAGGTGGAGATCGAGGTGGAGGCCGTGCACACCGGCACGGCCAAGTTCGACCTGGAGATCGAGCTGACGCCCACCCCGGAGGGCGGCCTGTCCGGGTTCTGCGAGTACTCGGTGGACCTGCACTCGGCGGACAGCGCCGCACGGGTCGTGGACAGCTTCCGCACCGTCCTGGAGGGCGTCGCGGCCGACCCCGCGGACCGGGTGTGGTCGCTGCCGCTGCTGTCCACCGACCACCTGGCCCGCGTGCGCGCCGCCGAGGACGGGCCGGTCGCGGCGCCGCCGCCCGACGTCGTGCGGTGGTGGGAGGACGTGGTCGACGCGCGCCCCGACGCCCCGGCGGTGGTGTGCGACGCGACCGGGGAGCGGCTCGACCGCGCCGCGTTCGACGAGCGGGTGAACCGGCTCGCGCACTGGCTGCGGGCGCGCGGCGTGCGGCCGGAGGACCCGGTCGGCGTGTGCCTGGAGCGGGGCGTCGACCTCCTGGTGGCGTTCTGGGCGGTGCTCAAGGCCGGTGGGGCGTACCTGCCGCTGGACCCCGGCTACCCGGCGGCCAGGCTGGCCGGGATCGTCGAGGACGCCGCGCCGGGCGTGGTGCTGACGAGCGCCGACCTGGCCGGGCTGGTCGCCTCGCCCACCGTCGTCGTCCTGGACGACCCGGCCGCGCGCGACGAGGTCGCGGCGATGCCCGGGGACCGCCCGGAACCGGTGGCGGGGGCGGCCAACGCCGCGTACGTCGTGTTCACCTCGGGGTCGACGGGCCGGCCCAAGGGCGCGGTCAACACCCGCGCGGCGCTGGCGTCGCGGGTGGCCTGGGCGCAGGGCGCCCTCGGCCTGGGCGACGCGGACGTCGTGCTCCAGAAGACGCCCGTCGGCTTCGACGTGTCCGTGTGGGAGCTGGTGTGGCCGCTCGTCGCCGGCGCGCGGCTCGTGGCCGCGGCGCCCGGTGCGCACGGGGACCCCGACTACCTGCACGGCGCGTTCGCCCGGCACGGGGTGACGCTCGCGCACTTCGTGCCGTCGATGCTGCGGGCGCACCTGGACTCGGGCCACGGTGGCGCGGACCTGGCGCTGCGGCACGTGCTGTGCAGCGGCGAGGAGCTGGGCACGCCGCTGGCCGCCGACTTCGCCGCCGCGTTCCCCCGCACCGCGCTGCACAACCTCTACGGCCCGGCCGAGGCGGCGATCGACGTGACCCACCACCGGGTCGACGGCGCGCCGGGGCGCGTGCCGATCGGCCCGCCCCAGCCCGGTGTCCGGCTGCTCGTCCTGGACGGGCACGGGCAGCGCGTGCCGCTGAACGTGCCGGGGCAGCTGCACATCGGGGGCGTCCAGACGGGGCGCAACTACGTCGGCCGCCCCCGGCTGACCGCGGCGGCGTTCGTCCCCGACGACGACGGCGCCCGCCTCTACGCCACCGGCGACCTGGTCCACCGGTCCGCCGACGGCGCCCTCACCTACCACGGGCGGCTGGACCACCAGACCAAGGTCCGCGGCCAGCGCGTCGAGCCCGCGGAGGTCGAGCACGCCCTGCGCGCCCACCCCCTCGTCACCGACGCCGCCGTCGTGGTCCGGCCCGACGCGTCCGGCGCGCCCCAGCTCGTCGGCTACGTCCTCGCCGCCGACCCCGGCGACGGCGCGACGGACGAGCAGGTGTCGCGGTGGAGCGCGGTGTTCGACGACATGTACGCCGCCTCGGCGCGCCCAGCCGACACCGACGCACCCGGCGCCGACGCGCCCGACCCGGGGTTCGACACCTCCGGCTGGATCAGCAGCTACACCGGTGAGCCGATCCCGGCGGCGGAGATGCGCGAGTGGCTCGACGGGATCGTGGGCCGCGTGCTCGCCGTCCCGCACGAGCGGGTGCTGGAGCCGGGCTGCGGCACGGGCATGCCGCTGTTCGCCCTCGCCCCGCACTGCCTGTCCTACCAGGCCGCGGACATCTCGGCGGTGTCCGTCGCCCTCCTGCGGCAACGGCTCCCCCACCTCGGTGAGCACGCCGACCGGGTGACGCTGGACCAGCGGGCGGCGGACGACTTCACCGGCGTCCCCGACGGCAGCGTGGACGTCGTCCTGCTCAACTCGGTCGTCCAGTACTTCCCCGATGCCGACTACCTGCTGACCGTGCTGCGGCGGGCGGTGCGCGCCGTGCGGCCGGGCGGCTGCGTGGTCGTGGGCGACGTGCGCAGCAAGGCGCTGCTGGAAACCCTGCACACGTCGGTGCAGCTGGTCAGGCTGCCCGGGGACACGCCCGTGGAACAGCTGCGCGAGGTGGTGCGCGGGCACGTCGACCGCGAGGAGGAACTGGTCGTCGACCCCGACCTGTTCGAGCGGTTCGCCGAGACCGAACCGGGGGTCACCGACGTCGCCGTGCTGGGCAAGGACGGCCGCTCCGCCAACGAGATGGTGAAGTTCCGCTACGACGTGGTGCTCGCGGTCGGCCCCCGCGCCGAGCCGCTGCCGACCGGTCCCGCCTTCCCCGACCCGGCGCTGATCGCCGCGGACGTGGAAGCCGTGCGGCTGCTGCGCGAGGACGGCGGACCGCGGACCGTGGCCGGGTTGCGGGCCGCGGCCGAGCGGACCGGACCGGCGGCGCTCCCGGTCCCGGAGGTCGGGGACGCCCCCGTGAACGACCCGCTGCGCACCGCGCGCACGGTGGCGCTGCTGGCGGACTGCCGCGCGTTCCTCCGGAACCGGCTGCCGGACGCGTTCGTGCCCGCCCACCTCGTCCGCGTCGACCGCTGGCCGGTCACCGCGAACGGCAAGCTGGACCGGGCCGGGCTGCCCGCGCCCGAGGGCCACGCGCCGCGCACCACCCCCTACGTCGCACCGCGCGACCCGGCCGAGAGCGCCATCGCGGAGATCTTCGCGGAGTTGCTGGGCGTCGAGCGCGTGGGCGTCCACGACGACTTCTTCCACCTGGGCGGGCACTCGCTGCTGGCCACCAGGGTGGTCTACCGGATCAAGGCGGTCCTGCGGGTGAACCTGACGCTCGGGCACTTCCTCGGCCGCCGCACGGTCGCCGACCTCGCCGAACTCGTGCGGTCCCAGCCGACGGCGGCACGACCGCGGATCGGCCGGCTGGACCGCGAGCGGTTCCGCGCCACCGGCGGTGTGCGATGA
- a CDS encoding non-ribosomal peptide synthetase, which yields MAGDATDARTESTVDSRLRALSPERRALLAQSLAARQVREPGGIPRADRSGGRLPCSPAQERLWFLDRADPGSAAYVMPAAVRFTGDLDVPVLGRCLDEIVRRHEVLRTNLVERDGVPYQVVRPPAPVPLPVRDIRDVPDVARAVDEAYLREAGTPFDLATDPMMRSSLLRTGDREHVLLVSVHHVACDGWSIGVIRTELVALYEAFRRGEPSPLPPLPIQYGDFAVWHRRRLDDGELDAQREHWRAHLAGATALVLPADRSRSSVRTSRGDAVPFRLSADALAAVDRMAVEEDATRFMVLLAAFGVVLWRWSGQRELVVGSPVAGRATPQTEPLVGFFVNTLPLRLDPGDDPAFRELVRRARRECTTAYANQDVPFERMVGDVGAARSTGAVPLVQVMLALRNVPPSRLELGGLVVEALPERTVTPKFDVALDLVPNADGGLDGRLEFTTDLFARDTAERMAEAFARVLDRGAARPDDAVSLLPLVGERENARLIAELSGEGSDEPFCGPLTLYGLFERSVDRTPDAVAVVFGDRTLTYRELDERANRLAHLLRAEGVGAEQLVGISLPRSELMVVATLGILKAGAGYVPLDPNYPRSRVAYMARDAGVAVVLTHSSVTTSDGFDEAIRFVALDAADERLAEFPATRPGVDVHPAGLAYVIYTSGSTGLPKGSANEHARVVNTMYGVNGVYGMTPADRMLAISSLNYDMSVYEVFGTLAAGAAIVVPDDIETTDPEQLLALLVEQQVTAWSSAPALLDALVAHTYQRGGMPGVRLRVVGLGGDRMPPALPGRLAEMVPGVRLLNLAGMTEASYCSLAYRVTHRSYPAGVPWGRPYANHRVYVLDRHGRPAPVGLPGELFIGGHGPGRGYWKRPRLTAERFLPDPFSPEPGGRVYATGDHARFLADGDVEFLGRLDQQIKIRGFRIEPGEIEAELATHPAVNEPVVVAFDDHLGERRLAAYVTPRGDRAPTVAELRAYLTALLPDHMVPSVFVVLDRLPLLPSGKLDRAALPAPALGRPEQEYHAPADPLEVLLARTWADVLGVEQVGASDRFFDLGGHSLMATRAVSRIRDVLQVNLEIPGFLGAGTVRALAAHLREVGGESGVDVDAVAELVAQVAAMSPEEVSAHLDG from the coding sequence ATGGCCGGGGACGCGACCGACGCCCGTACCGAATCCACTGTGGACAGCAGGCTGCGCGCCCTGTCCCCGGAGCGGCGCGCGCTGCTCGCCCAGTCGCTCGCGGCGCGCCAGGTGCGCGAGCCCGGCGGCATACCTCGCGCCGACCGCAGCGGTGGCAGGCTGCCGTGCTCGCCCGCGCAGGAGCGGCTGTGGTTCCTGGACCGGGCCGACCCCGGTTCGGCGGCCTACGTCATGCCCGCCGCGGTCCGCTTCACCGGCGACCTCGACGTGCCGGTGCTCGGCCGCTGCCTGGACGAGATCGTGCGGCGGCACGAGGTGCTGCGGACCAACCTCGTCGAGCGCGACGGCGTCCCCTACCAGGTGGTCCGCCCGCCGGCGCCCGTGCCGCTGCCGGTGCGCGACATCAGGGACGTGCCCGACGTCGCCCGCGCGGTCGACGAGGCGTACCTGCGCGAGGCCGGCACGCCGTTCGACCTGGCCACCGACCCGATGATGCGGTCGAGCCTGCTGCGCACCGGCGACCGGGAGCACGTGCTGCTGGTCAGCGTGCACCACGTGGCCTGCGACGGCTGGTCGATCGGGGTGATCCGCACCGAGCTGGTGGCCCTGTACGAGGCGTTCCGGCGCGGCGAACCGTCCCCGCTGCCGCCGCTGCCCATCCAGTACGGCGACTTCGCGGTGTGGCACCGGCGGCGGCTCGACGACGGCGAGCTGGACGCCCAGCGCGAGCACTGGCGCGCCCACCTGGCCGGCGCGACCGCGCTGGTCCTGCCCGCCGACCGGTCCCGGTCCTCGGTGCGGACCTCACGCGGTGACGCGGTGCCGTTCCGGCTGTCCGCGGACGCCCTCGCCGCGGTCGACCGGATGGCCGTCGAGGAGGACGCCACCCGCTTCATGGTGCTGCTGGCGGCGTTCGGCGTGGTGCTGTGGCGGTGGAGCGGGCAGCGGGAGCTGGTCGTCGGCTCGCCGGTCGCCGGCCGCGCCACCCCGCAGACCGAGCCCCTGGTGGGGTTCTTCGTCAACACGCTGCCGCTGCGCCTGGACCCCGGTGACGACCCGGCGTTCCGCGAGCTGGTCCGCCGGGCGCGCCGGGAGTGCACGACCGCCTACGCCAACCAGGACGTGCCGTTCGAGCGGATGGTCGGCGACGTCGGCGCGGCCCGCTCCACCGGCGCGGTCCCGCTGGTGCAGGTGATGCTGGCGCTGCGCAACGTCCCGCCGTCCCGGCTGGAGCTGGGCGGCCTGGTGGTCGAGGCGCTGCCCGAGCGGACGGTGACGCCGAAGTTCGACGTGGCCCTGGACCTGGTGCCGAACGCGGACGGCGGGCTGGACGGGCGCCTGGAGTTCACCACCGACCTGTTCGCCCGCGACACGGCCGAGCGGATGGCCGAGGCGTTCGCGCGGGTGCTCGACCGCGGCGCGGCCCGGCCCGACGACGCGGTGTCGCTGCTGCCGCTGGTCGGCGAGCGGGAGAACGCGCGGCTGATCGCGGAGCTGAGCGGTGAGGGCTCCGACGAGCCCTTTTGCGGCCCGCTCACCCTGTACGGGCTGTTCGAGCGCTCGGTGGACCGGACACCCGACGCCGTCGCCGTCGTGTTCGGGGACCGCACCCTGACCTACCGGGAGCTGGACGAGCGCGCCAACCGGCTCGCGCACCTGCTGCGCGCCGAGGGCGTGGGCGCGGAGCAGCTCGTCGGCATCTCCCTGCCGCGCAGCGAGCTGATGGTCGTCGCGACGCTCGGCATCCTCAAGGCGGGCGCGGGCTACGTGCCGCTGGACCCCAACTACCCTCGGTCGCGGGTGGCGTACATGGCCCGGGACGCCGGGGTGGCCGTGGTGCTCACGCACTCGTCGGTCACCACGTCCGACGGGTTCGACGAGGCCATCCGGTTCGTGGCCCTCGACGCGGCGGACGAGCGGCTGGCGGAGTTCCCGGCCACGCGCCCCGGGGTCGACGTGCACCCGGCGGGCCTGGCCTACGTCATCTACACCTCGGGCTCCACCGGCCTGCCGAAGGGCTCGGCCAACGAGCACGCCCGGGTCGTGAACACCATGTACGGCGTCAACGGCGTGTACGGCATGACACCGGCCGACCGGATGCTGGCGATCTCCTCGCTGAACTACGACATGTCGGTCTACGAGGTGTTCGGCACGCTCGCCGCGGGAGCCGCGATCGTCGTGCCCGACGACATCGAGACCACCGACCCCGAGCAGCTCCTGGCCCTCCTGGTCGAGCAGCAGGTCACCGCGTGGAGCTCGGCCCCCGCGCTGCTCGACGCCCTGGTCGCGCACACCTACCAGCGCGGCGGGATGCCCGGTGTGCGGCTGCGGGTGGTCGGCCTGGGCGGCGACCGGATGCCGCCCGCGCTGCCCGGCCGGCTGGCCGAGATGGTGCCCGGCGTGCGCCTGCTGAACCTGGCGGGCATGACCGAGGCGTCCTACTGCAGCCTCGCCTACCGCGTCACGCACCGCTCCTACCCCGCCGGCGTGCCCTGGGGCAGGCCGTACGCCAACCACCGCGTCTACGTGCTCGACCGGCACGGGCGGCCCGCCCCGGTGGGCCTGCCGGGCGAGCTGTTCATCGGTGGCCACGGGCCGGGTCGCGGCTACTGGAAGCGGCCCCGGCTGACCGCGGAGCGGTTCCTGCCCGACCCGTTCAGCCCCGAGCCCGGCGGCCGGGTGTACGCGACCGGCGACCACGCCAGGTTCCTGGCGGACGGCGACGTGGAGTTCCTCGGCCGGCTCGACCAGCAGATCAAGATCCGCGGGTTCCGGATCGAGCCCGGCGAGATCGAGGCGGAGCTGGCCACCCACCCCGCGGTGAACGAGCCGGTCGTGGTGGCGTTCGACGACCACCTCGGCGAGCGCAGGCTCGCCGCGTACGTGACGCCGCGCGGCGACCGGGCGCCGACGGTCGCGGAGCTGCGCGCCTACCTCACCGCGCTGCTGCCCGACCACATGGTGCCGTCGGTGTTCGTCGTGCTCGACCGGCTGCCCCTGCTGCCGAGCGGGAAGCTGGACCGCGCCGCGCTGCCCGCGCCCGCGCTGGGCCGGCCCGAGCAGGAGTACCACGCGCCGGCCGACCCGCTGGAGGTGCTGCTCGCCCGCACGTGGGCGGACGTGCTCGGCGTCGAGCAGGTCGGCGCGTCCGACCGGTTCTTCGACCTCGGCGGGCACTCGCTGATGGCGACCCGCGCGGTGTCCCGCATCCGCGACGTGCTCCAGGTGAACCTGGAGATCCCCGGCTTCCTCGGCGCGGGCACCGTGCGGGCGCTGGCGGCGCACCTGCGCGAGGTGGGCGGCGAGTCCGGGGTGGACGTCGACGCGGTGGCCGAACTCGTGGCGCAGGTGGCGGCGATGTCGCCGGAGGAGGTCAGCGCCCACCTGGACGGGTGA
- a CDS encoding acyl-CoA dehydrogenase family protein — protein MTTTPIDPPDLADRPDAPDLVDLAGLFDDETIPLLRRLGERPRGAGAGGRPDPVDEETRAQVWAALTGLGALAGARTPAAPATLAAHLAVADLLGRALHQSPYLDTIAAADLLAGRGGPVEAIAEEGRTVALALRERGTDRPGDPPPFRVDGATITATRDFVAFAADVDHLLVVGAGRAALVAVDQPGVRVRRRDDVARGDLYLVELAGAAIDGDVLDVADAFPAVLARARLRHAAYLVGSARAAVRLACDRLRGRNAFGEPLARSTALAHRLAALAADAEAARALVDTAVTSGVDARLGAQAALLAGDVARRAAEEVVHLHGALGMTERCDAQLFYRRAAVDAQWYGTATALRAELAATLAARC, from the coding sequence GTGACGACGACACCGATCGACCCGCCCGACCTGGCCGACCGGCCGGACGCGCCCGACCTGGTTGACCTGGCCGGGCTGTTCGACGACGAGACGATCCCGCTGCTGCGGCGGCTGGGCGAACGACCGCGCGGCGCGGGCGCGGGTGGTCGACCGGACCCCGTGGACGAGGAGACCAGGGCGCAGGTGTGGGCGGCCCTGACCGGTCTCGGCGCACTGGCCGGCGCGCGGACCCCGGCCGCCCCGGCGACCCTGGCCGCGCACCTGGCCGTCGCCGACCTCCTGGGCCGGGCGCTGCACCAGAGCCCCTACCTGGACACGATCGCCGCGGCCGACCTGCTGGCCGGGCGCGGCGGGCCGGTGGAGGCCATCGCCGAGGAGGGGCGCACCGTGGCGCTCGCGCTGCGCGAGCGCGGCACGGACCGGCCGGGCGATCCGCCGCCGTTCCGGGTGGACGGCGCGACGATCACCGCCACCAGGGACTTCGTCGCGTTCGCTGCGGACGTCGACCACCTCCTCGTCGTCGGCGCGGGGCGCGCGGCGCTGGTCGCGGTGGACCAGCCGGGCGTGCGGGTGCGCAGGCGCGACGACGTGGCCCGGGGCGACCTGTACCTGGTCGAGCTGGCCGGCGCCGCGATCGACGGCGACGTGCTCGACGTCGCGGACGCCTTCCCGGCCGTGCTGGCGCGGGCCCGGCTCAGGCACGCGGCCTACCTGGTGGGGTCGGCGCGGGCGGCGGTGCGGCTGGCGTGCGACCGCCTGCGCGGGCGGAACGCGTTCGGCGAGCCGCTGGCCAGGTCCACGGCGCTCGCGCACCGGCTGGCGGCGCTGGCCGCGGACGCGGAGGCCGCGCGGGCGCTGGTCGACACGGCGGTCACATCGGGTGTGGACGCGCGGCTGGGCGCGCAGGCGGCGCTGTTGGCGGGCGACGTGGCCCGGCGTGCCGCCGAGGAGGTCGTGCACCTGCACGGCGCGCTGGGGATGACCGAGCGGTGCGACGCGCAGCTGTTCTACCGGCGGGCGGCGGTCGACGCGCAGTGGTACGGCACCGCGACCGCCCTGCGCGCCGAGCTCGCCGCGACGCTCGCGGCGCGGTGCTGA